ACGTCGCAGCATCGCAAGAAGCAGATGCTCAAGCGCCTGAAGATCGTCGACGCGTTCCGCACCAGCGGCGAGGGTGGAGAAATCCGCAACCGTCCGGAGTGGATGATCCTCGACGTGATTCCGGTAATCCCGCCCGACCTGCGGCCGCTCGTGCCGCTCGACGGTGGTCGCTTCGCCACGTCCGACCTGAACGATCTGTATCGTCGTGTCATCAACCGTAACAACCGTCTTCAGAAGCTGATCTCGCATCGCGCGCCGGAAGTCATCCTGCGCAACGAAAAGCGTATGCTTCAGGAAGCGGTGGACGCGTTGTTCGACAACGGCCGTCGCTCCAAGGCCATTCGTGGCCGTGGCAAGCGTCCGCTCAAGTCGCTGTCCGACATGCTCAAGGGCAAGCAGGGCCGGTTCCGTCAGAACCTGCTCGGCAAGCGCGTGGACTACTCGGGCCGTTCGGTCATCGTCGTGGGTCCGGAGCTCAAGCTGCACCAGTGCGGCTTGCCCAAGGCCATGGCGCTCGAACTCTTCAAGCCGTTCATCATCCACAAGCTGGTGGAGAGCGGTGAAGCCGAAACCGTGAAGCGCGCCAAGAAGATCGTCGAGCGTGAGAACGCGATGGTCTTCGAAGTGCTCGAAGGCATCATCAAGGATCACCCGGTGCTGCTCAATCGCGCGCCGACGCTCCACCGTCTGGGTATCCAGGCGTTCGAGCCGGTGCTCGTGGAAGGCAAGGCCATTCGTATTCACCCGCTCGTCTGCGCGGCGTTCAACGCCGACTTCGACGGTGACCAGATGGCCGTGCACGTGCCGCTCTCGTTCGAAGCCCAGATCGAGGCGCGCGTGCTCATGCTGTCGTCGAACAACATTTTGAAGCCGTCCGACGGACGCCCCGTGGCCGAGCCCTCACAGGACATCGTGTTGGGTTGCTACGTGGCCACGAAGGCGCCGACAAGCTTCGACAACATCACCATGAAGGACCCGGTCGCGGTGGCCAAGCTTCCGTCGATGACGACCCTCGCCGAAGTGGAACTGGCGATCGCGAACGGCCGCGCTACGTACCAGACGCCGATCCGGTGGCTCGACAAAACCGAAGAGGGCGTGACGTGGATCCCGACGACCACCGGCCGCGTGCTGTTCAACGCGATCGTGCCGAAGGGGCTGCCGTTCCTGAACAAGGACATGAAGAAGAAGGCCCTCGGCGAACTCGTCTTCCAGAGCTACCGGAATGCGGGCCTCGCGGAAACGGTGGCGCTGCTCGATCGCCTGAAGGAGTTCGGTTTCCGCAACGCAACGCGTGGCGGTGTTTCCATCGGTATCGAAGACCTGCACATCCCGAAGGAAAAGGAAACGTTGCTCAAGGAAGCGTCGGAGCGTGTCGAACGCTTCCAGCGCGCCTACGCCACGGGCAACATCACGAACGGTGAGCGCTACAATAAGGTCATCGATACGTGGACGCACGCGAACACGGACGTCGCCGACGCCATGGTCAAGACCATGCGCGAATCGCAGGGTGGCTTCAATCCGGTGTTCATGATGTTCGACTCCGGCTCTCGTGGTTCGCGCGACCAGATCCGTCAGTTGGCTGGTATGCGCGGCCTGATGGCCAAGCCGCAGAAGAAGCTCACGGGTGGTATCGGCGAAATCATCGAAAATCCGATCAAGTCGAACTTCCGTGAAGGCTTGTCGGTGCTCGAGTACTTCTCGTCGACGCACGGAGCCCGTAAGGGTCTGGCCGACACGGCACTCAAGACGGCCGACGCCGGCTATCTCACGCGTCGACTCGTCGACGTGGCGCAGGACATGACGATCCAGGAAGAGGATTGCGGGACGATCCTCGGCCTCGACACGGCGGCGCTGAAGGAAGGCGAGGACGTGATCGAGCCGCTGGCCGAGCGTCTGGTCGGTAACGTGGCGGCCGAGGATATCCTCGACCCCATGGAACGCGATGAGGCGGGACGTCCGCGCATGCTGGCTGAGGCGGGCACGCTGATCTCGGAAGAGACGGCGCAGCTCATCGAAGATTCGGGCATCGAAACGGTGAAGATCCGTTCCGTGCTCACCTGTGAAGCGAAGCGCGGCCTGTGCCGCATGTGCTACGGTCGCAACCTGGCCACCATGCAGATGGTGGATCTGGGCGAAGCGGTCGGCATCATCGCGGCGCAGTCCATCGGCGAGCCGGGTACGCAGCTCACGCTCCGTACCTTCCACGTCGGTGGTACGGCCTCGCGTATCGCCGAGCAGACGATCAAGCGCGTGAAGTACGACGGCGACATCGTCGAGTACGGCGATCGCCTCGTGTACGTCATCAACAAGGACGGAGACAGCATCGTCACGTCGTACGAAGGCGACGTGAACATCAAGTCGGCGAAGGATGGACACGTGCTCGCACGCGTTCAGGTGCCGCTCGGTGCCACGATGCTGGTGCCCAACGGTGGCAAGCTGGTGCGCGATGAAGATCGTCGTGACGCCCGCCTGTTCTCCTGGGACCCGTACACCAACCCGATCATCGCCGACGTCGAGGGAACGATTCGCTTCGTGGATCTCGTCGAAGACGAGTCTTTGTCGGAAGAGCTCGACGAACTGACCGGTTTGCGTCAGCGCGTCGTGATCGAAGACCGCGAGAAGAAGCTCCACCCGCACATCGAGATCTGGCAGTCCAAGGGCGGCAAGGAGAAGCGCGTGCGCGACTTCATTCTGCCCGTGGGCGCCATCATCACGATCGAGGATGGACAGGAAATCACGGCCGGTCTCACGATCGCCAAGGTCAGCCGCGAGGCGTACAAGACGCGCGACATCACGGGTGGTTTGCCGCGAGTCGCCGAACTGTTCGAAGCGCGTCGTCCGAAGGATCCGGCTACGATCTCCGAGATCGACGGCTTCGTCCGCTTCGGCGAAATCAAGCGTGGCAAGCGTGAGGTGTTCGTGCGCCCCGCCAGCATCGAGAACGGTCAGTGGATCGTCGACGAGGCGCAGGCGGAGCAGGTGTACGAAGTGCCGTCGGGCAAGCACTTGCGTGTGCACGAGGGCGACCGCGTGCGCGCCGGTGACCGTATCTCCGAAGGTCCGGTCAACCCGCACGACATTCTGCGCATCAAGGGACCGCGCGCGGTACAGGAGTATCTGCTGAACGAAGTGCAGGAGGTCTATCGCCTGCAGGGCGTGAAGATCAACGACAAGCATATTGGCGTGATCGTCAAGCAGATGTTGCAGAAGGTGCGTATTGTGGAGTCCGGCGATACGGAGATGCTCGAAGGCGAGCATGTCGATCGCGCCGCGTTCCGCCTGGGCAACGATGCGGCCAAGAAGGCGAAGATCCGTCCGGCAACGGCGGAACCGCTCCTCCTCGGCATCACGAAGGCCTCGCTCACCACGCAGTCGTTCGTGTCGGCGGCTTCCTTCCAGGAAACCACGCGCGTCCTCACCGACGCGGCCATTCGTGGCTCGCGCGACGACTTGCTCGGTCTCAAGGAGAACATCATCATCGGTCACCTCATCCCTGCCGGTACGGGTATGTACCGTTACCAGGAAGTGGATGTGGAATCGGATGCGCTCCCCGAGCCGGAACCGCTGCCGGAAGCCCTGGAGCCGAACTTCGAAGCGTTGCTGCCGGCATTCGAGCCGAGCGCGTTTACGATGCCGGATCTGGAGTAGTCGCTGAGTACTGATACAGAAAAGGGCGGTCCCGCATGGGGCCGCCCTTTTCGTTCCTGATCCCTAAAAAGCCCAGTATTCAGTGCTGAGTGGTCTGAATTCAGGCGCCAGACTGGGTATAGTGGTCAGAGTTCAGCAACGGCAGTGCACAGTGTTGAGCGGTTGTCTAGCCGATACGCCGCAGGCGTTTGCGCAGGCCGTAGAGCATCATTCGGATTCCACAGCACTCATCGAGGAGTGGGTCGATCTCGGCGTCGAATAGTGCCAGCGCTTGCGCGAGGAGCATCTGCTGCTCGACTTCATTGGCGGACCCAATGGCGTGACCTACGAATTGCGCGAACTCGGCCCGGGTATCCTTGCCCGCGCCTTCACCAACGTTGAGCGCGATGGAGAGTGAGGCGCGGAGCATCTGGTTGCGCAGCCCCGGGGAGGTTCGGCCGATAAGACGCTCCCTCCGTTCGACCGCGCGATGCAGGTCAACGGCGAACGCGCGCGCCCGCGCAAGCACCACGAGGTTATTCGGGTTGTTCGGCATGGAGCGAGGATATGCCACCCGCCGCCAAGTGCGTGACCCTTCGTACGCACCCGACACCATCCCCACGCACCACCAAACCCGCTCGGTACTGTGGACTGTCGTTGCTGAACTCCGAACACTATACCCAGTCTGAAGCTCGAACTCAGACCACTCAGCACTGAGTACTGAGGCAGTTCAGTCCAGCGGCCCGCGCGTCCGTCTCAGTCGACTCACCTTCGCCGTGTCCAGCCACGCATTCACTTGCGTCGCCGCGACCGGAAAGGCCTTCCGTGGATCCGCCGCCGACGCCATGGCTTCCGACATGCGCGTGAAGCGTCCATCGCGCACATCGGTGAAAATCGTGAGCACAACCACCGAGTCCCCGCGCGTACTGACCATGCCGCTTACGACGTAGTCGGCTCGTAATCCCCAGCCCACGCTCATGCGGTCGGGCGGCATGTTGCGCGTGGCGCGGTCGGTGAGTTCGTCGGAAACCACGTCGTACTTGTCGGTGGGCAGCGCGGCCCGCACCTGGTGCGCGACCTCCCGCGTGATACCCGTGAACTCGCGTTTGCCGGTCGCGTTGGAGTAATTCGTCACGACGACGCGCACCCGCCCGTCGGAGGGCGGCGCCATCATTGGCGTCAGCGTCATCGGCGCGCGTGGCACGTCGATGCGCGCCGACTGCGGCAGGCGCATCATGGCGCTGTCCATGTGCAGCAGCGCGCGCGCGAGCGAGTCGGCGAAGATGCGCCCCACTTCGGCCATCAGCAGCTCGCGGTCCACCGAGGTCGTCACGCCGTTCGCGCTGCGCACGAAGATGCGTGTTTTGGATTTCGGTGCGGACATGCCGGGAATGTCGACGGTCGGCGCCTGGGTGGCCGTTGCGGTGGCACTGCGCTGTACGGTCGCGGCGGCGGCCTGTCGCTTGGTGACGGCGGCGGCGATCGCCAGCGATTCCGCGCGCGTGAGCACCACGGCCACCGGCATCGGGTTCGCGCCGTCACTCAGGTCGCGGTACACGGTGTCCACGCGAGCCGCTCCCGTTTCCGGCGGCGCCACCGACATCGTGCGCGCGCGATCCCCGCCGGGGCCGGCATCGCGCGCGTCGGGCATCGAATCGGCGGCCGCAAGCGCCGCGTCGCGCTGCGCGCGTTGAATGCGCTGAGCGGCCACGTAAGAGCCCACCGCGATCACGATTCCGCCGACCAGCATCGCCGCGCGCGCCCCGGTCCGAGAGCGCGTACGGCGTATGGGCAGGGCCGGGCCGCTCGACATCGGCGGCAACGCTTCGAG
The DNA window shown above is from Gemmatimonas sp. and carries:
- the rpoC gene encoding DNA-directed RNA polymerase subunit beta', with protein sequence MIDFRSSREARASAFDYMSVRIASPEEIRGPKDPKERERLEMAGLRTWWSWGEVTKPETINYRSFKPEKDGLFCERIFGPVKDWECHCGKYKRIRYRGVICDRCGVEVTLSKVRRERMGHIELAVPVAHIWFFKTLPSPMGNLLDVTLRDLEKVIYYSNYIVIDPGSQEVRERQLLDEDEYLTLRQKAKADGDAAFQCDIGAPAVRELLKRLDVDTTAEELRASVVGETSQHRKKQMLKRLKIVDAFRTSGEGGEIRNRPEWMILDVIPVIPPDLRPLVPLDGGRFATSDLNDLYRRVINRNNRLQKLISHRAPEVILRNEKRMLQEAVDALFDNGRRSKAIRGRGKRPLKSLSDMLKGKQGRFRQNLLGKRVDYSGRSVIVVGPELKLHQCGLPKAMALELFKPFIIHKLVESGEAETVKRAKKIVERENAMVFEVLEGIIKDHPVLLNRAPTLHRLGIQAFEPVLVEGKAIRIHPLVCAAFNADFDGDQMAVHVPLSFEAQIEARVLMLSSNNILKPSDGRPVAEPSQDIVLGCYVATKAPTSFDNITMKDPVAVAKLPSMTTLAEVELAIANGRATYQTPIRWLDKTEEGVTWIPTTTGRVLFNAIVPKGLPFLNKDMKKKALGELVFQSYRNAGLAETVALLDRLKEFGFRNATRGGVSIGIEDLHIPKEKETLLKEASERVERFQRAYATGNITNGERYNKVIDTWTHANTDVADAMVKTMRESQGGFNPVFMMFDSGSRGSRDQIRQLAGMRGLMAKPQKKLTGGIGEIIENPIKSNFREGLSVLEYFSSTHGARKGLADTALKTADAGYLTRRLVDVAQDMTIQEEDCGTILGLDTAALKEGEDVIEPLAERLVGNVAAEDILDPMERDEAGRPRMLAEAGTLISEETAQLIEDSGIETVKIRSVLTCEAKRGLCRMCYGRNLATMQMVDLGEAVGIIAAQSIGEPGTQLTLRTFHVGGTASRIAEQTIKRVKYDGDIVEYGDRLVYVINKDGDSIVTSYEGDVNIKSAKDGHVLARVQVPLGATMLVPNGGKLVRDEDRRDARLFSWDPYTNPIIADVEGTIRFVDLVEDESLSEELDELTGLRQRVVIEDREKKLHPHIEIWQSKGGKEKRVRDFILPVGAIITIEDGQEITAGLTIAKVSREAYKTRDITGGLPRVAELFEARRPKDPATISEIDGFVRFGEIKRGKREVFVRPASIENGQWIVDEAQAEQVYEVPSGKHLRVHEGDRVRAGDRISEGPVNPHDILRIKGPRAVQEYLLNEVQEVYRLQGVKINDKHIGVIVKQMLQKVRIVESGDTEMLEGEHVDRAAFRLGNDAAKKAKIRPATAEPLLLGITKASLTTQSFVSAASFQETTRVLTDAAIRGSRDDLLGLKENIIIGHLIPAGTGMYRYQEVDVESDALPEPEPLPEALEPNFEALLPAFEPSAFTMPDLE
- a CDS encoding four helix bundle protein is translated as MPNNPNNLVVLARARAFAVDLHRAVERRERLIGRTSPGLRNQMLRASLSIALNVGEGAGKDTRAEFAQFVGHAIGSANEVEQQMLLAQALALFDAEIDPLLDECCGIRMMLYGLRKRLRRIG
- a CDS encoding serine/threonine-protein kinase, producing MSDFQARLQRALDGEFLIERELGGAGMSRVFVATERALQRRVVVKVLPPELAAGVNVERFRREIQLAAQLQHPHIVPLLAAGDDDGLLWFSMPYIEGESLRGTLNKAKRLAPRDVVRILHDVVDALAYAHERGVVHRDIKPDNILTTGMHALVTDFGVAKALSASIPVHGGTSTGMAIGTPAYMAPEQLAADPAADHRVDIYGVGLLAYELLTGSSPFSGSSPQATLAAQLTQMPAAPHLSYADIPEPLSRLIMQCLEKDANKRPASARALLAELEALPPMSSGPALPIRRTRSRTGARAAMLVGGIVIAVGSYVAAQRIQRAQRDAALAAADSMPDARDAGPGGDRARTMSVAPPETGAARVDTVYRDLSDGANPMPVAVVLTRAESLAIAAAVTKRQAAAATVQRSATATATQAPTVDIPGMSAPKSKTRIFVRSANGVTTSVDRELLMAEVGRIFADSLARALLHMDSAMMRLPQSARIDVPRAPMTLTPMMAPPSDGRVRVVVTNYSNATGKREFTGITREVAHQVRAALPTDKYDVVSDELTDRATRNMPPDRMSVGWGLRADYVVSGMVSTRGDSVVVLTIFTDVRDGRFTRMSEAMASAADPRKAFPVAATQVNAWLDTAKVSRLRRTRGPLD